The genomic DNA GGGCCCCGCCTCCTTCCGGGTGGTGGGCGTCTACTATGACTATGGCTCGGACGCGGGCACGGTGTTGATGACGCGCGCCACGTGGCTCGCGCACTTCGAGGACGGGCGCGTGAGTGGCGTGGCCCTCTACGCGGCGCCGGGAGAGGACGTGGACGCGCTCGTCGCCCGGGTGCGCGAGCGCGTCGCGGGCGAGCAGGAGCTCACCCTGCGCTCCAACCGGGCGCTGCTCGCGACGAGCCTGGAGGTGTTCGACCGCACCTTCACCATCACCCACGTGCTGCGGCTGCTGGCCATCGGCGTGGCCTTCGTGGGCGTGCTCAGCGCCCTCATGGCCCTGCAACTCGAGCGCGCCCGCGAGTTCGCCGTGCTGCGCGCCACCGGGCTCACCCCGCGCCAACTGTGGGCGCTCGTGTCGCTCCAGACGGGTCTGCTCGGCGTGCTCGCGGGGCTGTTCGCGCTGCCCCTGGGCGTGGCGCTCGCGTACGTGCTCGTCCACGTCATCAATCAGCGCTCCTTCGGCTGGTCCTTGCAGCTCGTGGTATCCCCCGAGGTGCTGCTCCAGGCGCTGGGACTGGCGCTGCTCGCGGCGGCGCTCGCGGGCCTGTACCCGTCCTGGAAGATGTCGCGCGCGAACCCCGCACAGGCGCTGAGGGAGGAATGATGCGGCGAGGCATCGGATTGATCATCGGCGTGGGACTGGTGCTCGGGGCGCTTGGAGCGGGCGCCGCCTGGGTCTCTCGCGAGGCCGCTCCCCCTCCGGAGCGGGCCCCGACGATGACGGTGGCGGACGCACTCGGCGCTCCCGCGCGGGGACTGGAGGGCTATGCGCGCGCCCTCGAGCCCCGGGACTTCCACTTCCCGGAGGACCACGGTCCCCACCCGGAGTTCCGCAACGAGTGGTGGTACTGGACGGGCCACCTCGCCACGGCGGATGGGCATGCGTTCGGCTACCAGTTCACCCTCTTTCGCAGTGCGCTGGCACCGGGGGAGCCGGAGGGGACGTCGGCGTGGAGCACGCGGCAGATCTACATGGGGCACCTGACGCTGTCGGACCTCGGCACGGGGCGCTTCCATGCCTCCGAGCGCTTCAGCCGGAGCGCCCTGGGTCTCGCGGGGGCGAGCGCCGCGCCCTTCCGGGTGTGGTTGGAGGACTGGAGCGCGGAGGCGGTGGGGAGCGAGGCCCCGCCCATGCGGATCACCGCGCGCAGTGGAGACATGGCGTTGTCGCTCGTGCTGGAGGCGGGCAAGCCCCCCGTGCTC from Melittangium boletus DSM 14713 includes the following:
- a CDS encoding lipocalin-like domain-containing protein, producing the protein MRRGIGLIIGVGLVLGALGAGAAWVSREAAPPPERAPTMTVADALGAPARGLEGYARALEPRDFHFPEDHGPHPEFRNEWWYWTGHLATADGHAFGYQFTLFRSALAPGEPEGTSAWSTRQIYMGHLTLSDLGTGRFHASERFSRSALGLAGASAAPFRVWLEDWSAEAVGSEAPPMRITARSGDMALSLVLEAGKPPVLQGDRGLSQKGPGAGNASYYYSLTRMPTRGQVTVEGRTHEVTGESWMDREWSTAALGEDSVGWDWFSLQLSDGSELMYYQLRHRDGTVDPFTSGTFVPAQGEPVHLSREDVRLDVLGTWKSPRRGVEYPARWRLAVPTQGLDLEVTPALADQELPVSVRYWEGAVRVSGAHDGQSVRGQGYVELTGYGDHAPRER